In Mycobacterium tuberculosis H37Rv, a single window of DNA contains:
- the PPE35 gene encoding PPE family protein PPE35 (Member of the Mycobacterium tuberculosis PPE protein family), whose product MHYSVLPPEINSALIFAGAGSGPMLAAASAWDGLATELASAAVSFGSVTAGLVGGSWQGRSSVAMAAAAAPYAGWLAAAATQAEQAATQAQVMVAEFEAVRLAMVQPALVAANRSGLISLVISNLFGQNAPAIAAAEAAYEEMWALDVSAMAAYHSGASAVAVALPAFALPLRLPAGLAAGPAAVVTALTTAVGMPTFAGRAIAASLGLANVGGGNLGNANNGLGNIGNANLGNNNLGSGNFGSFNIGSANLGGNNIGIGNAGANNFGLANLGNLNTGFANAGIGNFGIANTGNNNIGNGLTGNNQIGIGGLNSGNGNVGLFNAGSANIGFFNSGNGNFGIGNSGNFSTGLFNPGHGNTGFLNAGSFNTGMFDVGNANTGSFNVGHYNFGAFNPGPSNTGTFNTGGANTGWFNTGSINTGAFNIGDMNNGLFNTGDMNNGVFYRGVGQGSLQFAITSPDLTLPSLEIPGISVPAFSLPAITLPSLTIPAVTTPANVTVGAFDLPGLTVPSLTIPAAMTPANITVGAFDLPGLTVPSLTIPATTTPANITVGAFNLPQLSIPSVTVPPITIPAGTALGAFNLPTLSIPSVTVPPITIPAGTTVGGFTLPTIHTPLISTPQISIGGFSTPGIATQANSGVINLPTFSLNGITITNLVVFIPNNITALQTNMPGVFPQIGGFANTPPAFINTGTITVGGGQINGVGFSIGAINVTPFTLPNVVIQPWSLGGISVDGFTLPEISTQEFTTPALTISPIGVGALSLPDITTQQFTTPELTIDPITLGGFTLPQLSIPAITTPAFTIDPIALGGFTLPQIMTPEITTPPFAIDPIGLSGFTLPQVNIPEITTPEFTIQPVGLAAFTTPALTIASIHLPSTTMGGFAIPAGPGYFNSSATPSLGFFNAGIGGNSGFGNSGSGLSGWFNTSPVGLLAGSGYQNYGGLISGFSNLGSGISGFANTGTLPFAVTSLVSGLANIGNNLSGLFFQSTTP is encoded by the coding sequence ATGCATTACTCAGTGTTGCCGCCGGAGATCAACTCGGCCTTGATCTTCGCCGGGGCGGGCTCCGGACCGATGCTGGCGGCGGCGTCGGCCTGGGACGGGCTGGCAACCGAATTAGCCTCGGCTGCTGTCTCTTTCGGCTCGGTGACAGCCGGGCTGGTCGGCGGGTCGTGGCAGGGTCGGTCATCGGTGGCGATGGCAGCGGCGGCAGCCCCGTATGCGGGGTGGCTGGCCGCGGCGGCGACCCAGGCCGAGCAGGCGGCCACCCAGGCCCAGGTGATGGTGGCCGAGTTCGAGGCTGTGCGGCTGGCGATGGTACAACCGGCGCTGGTGGCCGCCAACCGTTCCGGCCTCATATCGCTGGTGATATCGAACCTTTTTGGTCAAAACGCTCCCGCGATCGCGGCCGCCGAAGCCGCATACGAGGAGATGTGGGCTCTGGATGTATCGGCGATGGCGGCCTACCATTCCGGGGCGTCGGCGGTCGCTGTGGCGCTACCGGCATTCGCCCTCCCGCTGCGGCTTCCGGCGGGTCTGGCGGCCGGGCCCGCGGCCGTGGTGACCGCGCTCACCACGGCCGTGGGCATGCCGACTTTTGCCGGCCGGGCGATCGCCGCTAGCCTCGGCTTGGCCAACGTCGGTGGTGGCAACCTCGGCAATGCCAACAATGGGCTCGGCAACATCGGCAACGCCAACCTTGGCAACAACAATCTGGGGTCCGGCAACTTCGGTAGCTTCAATATCGGCTCGGCCAACCTAGGTGGCAACAACATCGGCATAGGAAACGCGGGCGCCAACAACTTCGGACTTGCAAACCTGGGCAATTTGAACACGGGATTCGCCAATGCAGGCATCGGCAACTTCGGAATTGCGAACACCGGCAACAACAATATCGGCAACGGCCTGACTGGAAACAACCAAATCGGCATTGGCGGACTCAATTCCGGCAACGGTAACGTCGGATTATTCAACGCGGGTAGCGCCAATATCGGTTTCTTCAACTCCGGCAATGGCAACTTTGGCATCGGGAACTCCGGTAACTTCAGCACTGGCCTGTTCAACCCCGGACACGGCAACACCGGATTCCTGAATGCGGGCTCTTTCAATACGGGCATGTTCGACGTTGGGAACGCGAACACCGGCAGCTTCAACGTCGGCCACTACAACTTCGGTGCCTTCAACCCGGGCCCGTCGAACACGGGTACCTTCAACACGGGCGGCGCCAACACCGGCTGGTTCAACACAGGAAGCATCAACACCGGCGCCTTCAACATAGGCGACATGAATAACGGCTTGTTCAACACGGGCGACATGAACAATGGTGTCTTTTACCGTGGTGTGGGCCAAGGCAGCCTGCAGTTCGCCATCACCAGCCCTGATTTGACGCTTCCGTCTCTGGAAATACCCGGAATCTCGGTTCCCGCGTTCAGCCTGCCCGCGATAACCTTGCCGTCGTTGACGATTCCGGCGGTGACGACGCCGGCCAACGTTACCGTGGGTGCGTTTGATTTGCCGGGGTTGACGGTGCCGTCGTTGACGATTCCAGCGGCGATGACGCCAGCTAACATCACGGTGGGTGCGTTTGATTTGCCGGGGTTGACGGTGCCGTCGTTGACGATTCCAGCTACAACGACACCAGCCAACATCACGGTAGGTGCGTTTAACTTGCCTCAGTTGAGTATTCCGTCGGTGACGGTTCCGCCGATCACGATTCCGGCTGGCACAGCGCTAGGTGCGTTCAATCTGCCGACGCTGAGTATTCCGTCGGTGACGGTTCCGCCGATCACGATTCCGGCTGGCACCACTGTCGGCGGATTTACGCTACCCACGATACACACCCCGTTAATAAGTACACCCCAAATAAGTATAGGCGGCTTTAGCACTCCCGGCATAGCCACGCAAGCAAATTCTGGTGTCATCAATCTTCCCACCTTTAGCCTTAACGGCATTACGATAACTAATTTGGTGGTGTTCATTCCGAACAACATCACTGCCTTGCAAACCAATATGCCCGGGGTATTCCCGCAGATTGGCGGCTTCGCTAATACACCTCCTGCCTTTATTAATACTGGGACCATTACCGTGGGTGGAGGTCAAATCAACGGCGTCGGCTTCTCGATCGGCGCAATCAACGTCACCCCCTTCACCCTCCCCAACGTCGTCATCCAACCGTGGTCCCTCGGGGGGATCTCGGTCGACGGGTTCACCCTGCCAGAGATCAGCACCCAAGAATTCACCACTCCGGCGTTGACGATCAGTCCGATTGGTGTCGGTGCATTGAGCCTGCCGGATATCACTACTCAACAGTTCACGACCCCGGAGTTGACCATCGACCCGATCACGCTGGGTGGGTTTACGCTGCCGCAGCTCAGCATCCCGGCGATTACCACCCCGGCGTTCACGATCGATCCGATAGCGCTGGGTGGTTTCACGCTTCCTCAGATCATGACGCCCGAGATAACGACTCCACCGTTCGCCATCGACCCGATCGGACTTAGCGGTTTCACCCTCCCCCAGGTCAATATCCCGGAGATCACCACGCCAGAGTTCACCATCCAGCCGGTGGGCTTGGCGGCCTTCACCACACCCGCACTCACCATCGCCAGCATCCACCTGCCGAGCACCACCATGGGCGGATTCGCAATCCCAGCGGGGCCGGGATACTTCAACTCGAGCGCAACGCCCTCGTTGGGCTTTTTCAACGCCGGAATCGGTGGGAACTCGGGCTTCGGCAACAGCGGCTCGGGACTGTCGGGTTGGTTCAACACAAGTCCTGTTGGGCTGCTAGCCGGCTCGGGCTACCAGAACTACGGTGGTCTTATCTCCGGCTTCTCCAACCTTGGCAGCGGCATATCGGGCTTCGCCAACACCGGCACCCTGCCGTTTGCCGTGACCAGCTTGGTCTCCGGTTTGGCCAACATCGGCAACAACCTGTCGGGCCTGTTCTTCCAGAGCACCACGCCATAA
- a CDS encoding membrane protein has product MFPRWPQQAHNHEVSRADTVSVPRAPTQAEVAAVLRIMTPLRKVIKPKVYGIENVPTERALLVGNHNTLGLVDAPLLAAELWERGRIVRSLGDHAHFKIPGWRDALTRTGVVEGTREITSELMRRGELVMVFPGGAREVNKRKNERYKLVWKNRLGFARLAIQHGYPIVPFASVGAEHGIDIVLDNESPLLAPVQFLAEKLLGTKDGPALVRGVGLTPVPRPERQYYWFGEPIDTTEFMGQQADDNAARRVRERAAAAIEHGIELMLAERAADPNRSLVGRLLRSDA; this is encoded by the coding sequence GTGTTCCCGCGCTGGCCGCAGCAGGCGCATAATCACGAGGTGTCCCGCGCAGATACCGTCTCAGTGCCCCGTGCGCCCACCCAGGCTGAGGTCGCCGCAGTGCTGCGCATCATGACGCCGCTGCGCAAGGTGATTAAACCAAAGGTCTATGGGATCGAAAATGTGCCGACCGAACGCGCATTGCTGGTTGGCAACCACAACACGCTTGGCTTGGTCGACGCGCCATTGCTGGCCGCCGAGCTCTGGGAGCGGGGGAGAATCGTCCGGTCCCTTGGCGACCACGCCCATTTCAAGATTCCGGGGTGGCGCGACGCGCTGACACGAACAGGGGTCGTCGAAGGCACCAGAGAGATCACCTCGGAGTTGATGCGACGCGGCGAGCTCGTCATGGTCTTTCCCGGCGGCGCCCGTGAGGTCAACAAGCGCAAGAACGAGCGCTACAAGCTGGTGTGGAAAAATCGGCTGGGGTTCGCGCGCTTGGCAATTCAGCACGGCTATCCGATTGTGCCGTTCGCTTCGGTGGGTGCTGAACACGGCATCGACATCGTGCTCGACAACGAATCCCCACTGCTGGCACCGGTCCAGTTCCTCGCCGAGAAGCTGCTCGGCACCAAAGACGGTCCGGCGCTGGTCCGTGGTGTCGGACTGACACCGGTACCGCGCCCCGAACGGCAGTATTACTGGTTCGGCGAGCCAATCGACACCACAGAGTTTATGGGGCAGCAAGCCGACGATAACGCCGCACGCAGGGTGCGCGAGCGTGCCGCCGCCGCTATCGAACACGGCATCGAGCTGATGCTGGCCGAGCGCGCAGCCGATCCAAATCGATCCCTGGTCGGACGGCTCTTGCGCTCGGACGCCTAA
- the lppF gene encoding lipoprotein LppF — MVRLIPSLLAMATVLGGVIGCSAHQPPTPASGCRQLDAFLKWHHGVREFLQSAIDANSRCTGTADGSARKVAIFDWDNTVVKNDIGYATNYYMLQHSLVLQPANQDWHAASRYLTDAAANALSVACGKVVPAGKPLPTGSNALCANEILSLLDGETTTGQPAFVGNNVRRLAGPYAWSNALSAGYTAEELAGFADQAKKQNLAADVGATQQVGTQQVDGYIRVYPQMKDLIGTLQAHGIDTWVVSASPEPIVKVWAGEVGLDDQHVVGVRSVADQSGKLTAHLVGCGGVRDGDDSVMTYLDGKRCWANQVIFGVTGPQAFNQLAADRRQVLAAGDSNSDATFVGDATVVSLVINRNQDDLMCRAYDGLFTRGGKWAINPMFIDPLPQHAPYVCGEAFINPDGSKQPVLRNDGTPIPDQVDSVF; from the coding sequence ATGGTGCGACTCATACCGTCGCTGTTGGCAATGGCAACCGTGCTCGGTGGCGTCATCGGCTGCTCGGCCCACCAACCCCCGACCCCAGCGTCCGGCTGTCGTCAGCTCGACGCGTTTCTGAAGTGGCACCACGGAGTTCGTGAATTCCTGCAGTCGGCGATCGATGCCAACAGCAGGTGCACCGGCACCGCGGACGGTTCTGCGCGCAAGGTCGCCATCTTTGACTGGGACAACACCGTCGTCAAGAACGACATCGGCTACGCCACGAACTACTACATGCTGCAGCACAGCCTGGTGCTGCAGCCAGCCAACCAGGATTGGCATGCCGCCAGCCGATACCTGACCGACGCGGCGGCGAACGCGCTGAGCGTGGCATGCGGCAAGGTTGTACCTGCCGGCAAGCCGCTGCCGACCGGCAGCAATGCGTTGTGCGCGAACGAGATCCTTTCCCTTCTCGACGGCGAAACCACCACGGGACAGCCGGCTTTCGTGGGTAACAACGTGCGCCGGTTGGCGGGTCCGTACGCGTGGAGCAACGCACTGTCGGCGGGCTACACCGCTGAGGAGCTCGCCGGATTCGCAGACCAGGCCAAGAAACAGAACCTTGCCGCCGATGTCGGCGCCACCCAGCAGGTCGGAACACAGCAGGTCGATGGTTACATCCGCGTCTATCCACAAATGAAAGACCTCATCGGTACTCTGCAGGCACACGGTATCGACACCTGGGTGGTGTCAGCGTCACCCGAACCGATCGTCAAGGTGTGGGCGGGCGAGGTAGGTCTAGACGATCAGCATGTCGTCGGAGTCCGCAGCGTCGCCGACCAGTCCGGGAAACTCACCGCTCACCTCGTCGGTTGCGGAGGCGTCCGCGACGGCGACGATTCAGTCATGACCTACCTTGATGGCAAACGGTGTTGGGCCAATCAGGTCATCTTCGGGGTGACTGGCCCGCAAGCCTTCAATCAGCTCGCGGCGGATCGTCGTCAAGTCCTCGCCGCCGGCGACTCGAACAGCGACGCCACCTTCGTCGGCGACGCCACCGTGGTGTCACTCGTGATCAACCGCAACCAGGACGACCTCATGTGCCGGGCCTACGACGGCCTGTTCACCAGGGGCGGTAAGTGGGCGATCAACCCGATGTTTATCGACCCGCTGCCCCAGCACGCTCCTTACGTATGCGGGGAGGCATTCATCAACCCCGACGGATCGAAACAACCGGTATTGCGCAACGACGGCACCCCAATCCCCGATCAAGTCGACTCGGTCTTCTGA
- a CDS encoding lipoprotein produces the protein MDSTVTASIRRMLGLLAATLLLGGCTGQHTTRTAASTTYTPHIKASSQDVLDGAINADEPGCSAAVGVEGKVIWSGVRGIADLASGAKITTDTVFDIASVSKQFTATAILLLVEAGKLTLDDPISQYVPELPDWAQTVTVEQLMHQTSGIPDYVALLAARGYQVSDRTIEAEARQALAAAPELQFKPGTRFDYSNSNYLLLGEIVHRASGQPLPEFLSAEIFQPLGLAMVVDPVGKVPNKAVSYEKGTGGNRSEYRVGNPAWEQIGDGGIQTTPSQLARWADNYRTGSVGGLKLLEAQLAGAVETEPGGGDRYGAGIVSRADGTLDHAGAWAGFVTAFHISSDRRTSVAISCNTDKPDPVAMADALGRLWM, from the coding sequence ATGGATTCGACTGTAACGGCCTCGATCCGACGCATGCTGGGACTGCTCGCCGCCACATTGCTGCTCGGCGGCTGCACCGGCCAGCACACGACACGCACAGCGGCGAGCACCACATACACGCCCCACATCAAGGCCAGCAGTCAGGACGTACTGGACGGCGCCATCAATGCCGACGAGCCAGGTTGTTCGGCCGCGGTAGGAGTCGAGGGGAAAGTTATCTGGTCAGGCGTTCGCGGCATTGCGGATCTGGCATCCGGCGCCAAGATCACCACGGACACCGTGTTCGACATCGCGTCGGTGTCCAAGCAGTTCACCGCCACCGCGATCCTGCTGCTCGTCGAAGCCGGAAAGCTAACACTCGACGACCCGATATCCCAATACGTACCCGAGCTACCCGACTGGGCCCAAACCGTCACCGTCGAGCAGCTCATGCATCAAACCAGCGGCATCCCTGATTACGTCGCATTGCTGGCAGCCAGGGGGTATCAGGTCAGCGACCGCACCATCGAGGCCGAAGCCCGGCAGGCGTTAGCGGCCGCCCCCGAGCTGCAATTCAAGCCTGGCACCAGGTTCGATTACTCCAACTCCAACTACTTGCTGCTCGGCGAGATTGTCCACCGCGCATCGGGACAACCGCTGCCTGAGTTCCTCAGCGCCGAGATCTTTCAACCGCTTGGTCTGGCCATGGTGGTGGATCCGGTCGGGAAGGTTCCCAACAAAGCCGTGTCATATGAGAAGGGCACTGGTGGAAACCGGTCCGAGTACCGGGTGGGCAATCCGGCCTGGGAGCAGATCGGCGACGGTGGCATCCAGACCACGCCTAGCCAACTGGCCCGGTGGGCGGACAACTACCGGACAGGAAGCGTCGGCGGCCTGAAACTGCTCGAAGCACAACTTGCCGGTGCGGTGGAAACCGAACCCGGTGGCGGCGACCGCTACGGCGCCGGAATCGTGTCGCGCGCCGACGGAACACTCGACCACGCGGGCGCCTGGGCCGGATTCGTCACGGCATTCCACATCAGCAGTGACCGACGGACTTCGGTGGCCATCAGCTGCAACACCGACAAGCCGGACCCGGTGGCCATGGCCGATGCGCTGGGGCGCCTTTGGATGTAG
- the lipD gene encoding lipase LipD (hydrolase lipase): MDVAGLPRLAAGTQAAIIHGMAQPPSLLTTDNGLPFGVQGACDSRFTGVIRAFAGLYPGRKFGGGALSVYIDGRQVVDVWTGWSDRQGKVPWTADTGAMVFSATKGLAATVIHRLVDRGLLSYDAPVAEYWPEFGANGKSEVTVSDVLRHRSGLAHLKGVDKDEVMDHLLMEQKLAAAPLDRQHGKLAYHAVTYGWLLSGLARAVTGKGMRELFREELARPLNTDGIHLGRPPADSPTKAAQTLLPQAKVPTPLLDFIAPKVAGLSFSGLLGAVYFPGILSLLQDDMPFLDGEVPAVNGVVTARALAKTYGALANDGVIDGTRLLSSQAVRGLTGKSELWPDLNLGLPFTYHQGYQSSPVPGLLEGYGHIGLGGTIGWADPETGSAFGYVHNRLLTLLLFDIGSFAGLAALLNSAVVAARRDDPLEVPHFGAPYSEPRHEQAASGA; encoded by the coding sequence TTGGATGTAGCGGGGCTACCGCGGTTGGCCGCCGGTACCCAGGCTGCAATCATTCACGGTATGGCGCAACCACCGTCACTCCTCACAACTGACAATGGCCTACCCTTCGGCGTGCAAGGTGCCTGCGACTCCCGTTTCACCGGAGTCATCCGTGCCTTTGCTGGGCTGTACCCCGGCCGCAAGTTCGGGGGTGGGGCACTGTCGGTTTATATCGACGGTCGCCAGGTCGTCGATGTCTGGACGGGGTGGTCCGATCGGCAGGGCAAAGTACCCTGGACGGCCGATACCGGGGCAATGGTGTTCTCCGCGACCAAAGGGTTGGCCGCAACGGTGATTCACCGTTTGGTCGATCGCGGCCTTTTGTCCTACGACGCGCCGGTCGCGGAGTACTGGCCCGAGTTCGGAGCTAACGGCAAGTCTGAGGTCACCGTCAGCGATGTGTTGCGACATCGGTCCGGACTGGCGCACCTCAAGGGGGTGGACAAGGACGAGGTCATGGACCACCTCCTGATGGAGCAGAAGTTGGCGGCTGCGCCGCTAGACCGCCAGCACGGGAAGTTGGCTTACCATGCGGTGACTTACGGATGGCTGCTGTCCGGCTTGGCTCGTGCAGTGACCGGCAAAGGCATGCGTGAACTGTTCCGCGAAGAACTCGCTCGCCCGCTGAACACCGATGGTATTCATCTCGGCCGGCCACCGGCCGACTCGCCTACCAAGGCGGCACAGACACTTCTGCCCCAAGCCAAGGTCCCCACCCCACTGCTCGATTTCATCGCACCAAAGGTTGCGGGGCTGTCGTTCTCCGGGCTGCTCGGCGCCGTCTACTTCCCGGGCATCCTGTCGTTGCTGCAAGACGATATGCCGTTCCTCGACGGTGAGGTTCCGGCGGTCAACGGCGTTGTGACCGCGCGCGCCCTGGCCAAGACGTATGGGGCGTTGGCCAATGACGGTGTGATCGACGGCACCCGACTGCTGTCGTCGCAGGCGGTACGTGGATTGACGGGGAAGTCCGAGCTATGGCCGGACCTTAATCTCGGTCTTCCTTTTACCTACCACCAGGGTTACCAATCGTCTCCGGTGCCTGGGCTGCTGGAGGGGTACGGCCACATCGGGCTCGGTGGCACGATCGGATGGGCCGACCCGGAGACCGGCAGCGCATTCGGATATGTGCATAACCGCTTGCTGACGCTACTGTTGTTCGATATTGGCTCGTTCGCAGGGCTGGCTGCGCTGCTGAACAGCGCCGTCGTGGCAGCACGTCGCGATGACCCCCTGGAAGTGCCGCATTTCGGTGCGCCCTATAGCGAACCGCGTCATGAGCAGGCGGCCTCGGGTGCATAA
- the fadD31 gene encoding fatty-acid--CoA ligase FadD31 (acyl-CoA synthetase (acyl-CoA synthase)), with protein sequence MNDGSRQELRVRSGLLQIEDCLDADGGIALPAGTTLISLIERNIKYVGDLVAYRYLDHARSAAGCALEVTWTQFGMRLAAIGAHVQRFAGPGDRVAILAPQGIDYVCGFYAAIKAGTVAVPLFAPELPGHAERLDTALRDSEPAVILTTAAAKNAVEGFLNNVPRLRKPTVLVIDQIPDREGELFVPVELDIDAVSHLQYTSGSTRPPVGVEITHRAVGTNLVQMILSIDLLNRNTHGVSWLPLYHDMGLSMIGFPAVYGGHSTLMSPTAFVRRPLRWIQALSEGSRTGRVVTAAPNFAYEWAAQRGLPAQGDDVDLSNVVLIIGSEPVSIDAVTTFNKAFAPYGLPRTAFKPSYGIAEATLLVATIDHAAEPTVVYLDPEQLGAGHATRVAPDAPNAVVHVSCGHVARSLWAVIVDPDTGPEAGAELPDGEIGEVWLQGDNVARGYWGRPEETRMTFGARLQSPLAEGSHADGSAIDDTWLRTGDLGVYLDGELYITGRIADLLTIDGRNHYPQDIEATAAEASPMVRRGYITAFTVPASDGDDRNQRLVIIAERAAGTSRSDPRPALDAIRAAVCNRHGLSVADLSFLPAGAIPRTTSGKLARQACRAQYLSGRLGVH encoded by the coding sequence ATGAATGACGGCTCCCGGCAGGAACTCAGGGTTCGTAGCGGCCTACTACAAATCGAGGACTGCCTGGATGCTGACGGCGGCATCGCATTGCCGGCAGGCACCACGCTGATCTCGCTCATCGAGCGCAACATCAAGTATGTCGGCGACCTCGTGGCGTATCGCTACCTGGACCACGCCCGTTCGGCCGCCGGATGCGCCCTGGAAGTGACCTGGACGCAATTCGGTATGCGATTAGCGGCCATAGGTGCACACGTGCAACGGTTCGCAGGCCCCGGCGACCGCGTTGCGATCCTCGCACCACAGGGCATCGACTATGTTTGCGGGTTCTACGCTGCAATCAAGGCAGGCACCGTCGCGGTGCCGTTGTTCGCACCCGAACTGCCGGGTCACGCCGAGCGTCTTGATACGGCACTTCGCGATTCGGAGCCAGCGGTCATACTCACGACGGCGGCGGCGAAAAACGCCGTTGAAGGTTTTCTGAACAACGTTCCGCGCCTGCGAAAGCCGACAGTCCTCGTCATCGATCAAATACCCGACCGCGAGGGGGAGCTGTTCGTCCCGGTCGAGCTGGACATCGACGCCGTATCCCACCTGCAGTACACCTCGGGCTCGACGCGACCCCCGGTCGGTGTCGAGATCACCCACCGCGCGGTCGGCACCAACCTGGTGCAAATGATCCTGTCGATCGACCTGCTCAACCGAAACACCCACGGCGTCAGTTGGTTACCGCTGTACCACGACATGGGCCTATCCATGATCGGCTTTCCGGCGGTCTATGGCGGACACTCCACCCTGATGTCGCCCACGGCGTTTGTCCGCAGGCCACTGCGATGGATCCAGGCGTTGTCCGAGGGGTCGCGGACCGGACGCGTGGTCACCGCGGCGCCAAACTTCGCCTACGAGTGGGCCGCACAGCGTGGACTACCCGCGCAAGGCGACGACGTCGACCTCAGCAATGTCGTGCTGATCATCGGTTCCGAACCAGTCAGCATCGATGCGGTGACCACGTTCAACAAAGCGTTCGCGCCCTATGGTTTACCGCGTACAGCGTTCAAACCCTCGTACGGCATAGCCGAGGCGACCCTGCTCGTCGCGACCATCGACCATGCCGCTGAGCCGACGGTTGTTTATCTTGACCCAGAGCAGTTGGGCGCCGGACACGCGACGCGCGTCGCGCCGGATGCGCCCAACGCCGTCGTGCACGTGTCGTGTGGCCATGTGGCCCGCAGCCTGTGGGCCGTGATCGTCGACCCGGATACCGGCCCCGAGGCGGGCGCCGAACTGCCCGACGGTGAGATCGGTGAGGTTTGGTTACAAGGCGACAACGTTGCTCGGGGGTATTGGGGACGGCCGGAAGAAACGCGGATGACGTTCGGTGCCCGCTTGCAATCACCGCTCGCCGAAGGCAGCCACGCCGACGGGTCCGCGATCGACGACACCTGGCTGCGCACCGGAGACCTCGGCGTGTACCTCGACGGTGAGCTCTACATCACCGGTCGAATCGCGGATCTGCTGACCATCGACGGCCGCAACCACTATCCGCAGGACATCGAGGCCACGGCCGCCGAGGCCTCGCCGATGGTGCGGCGCGGATACATAACCGCTTTCACGGTGCCGGCCAGCGACGGGGACGACCGCAATCAGCGACTGGTGATCATCGCCGAACGTGCGGCAGGCACCAGTCGCAGCGACCCGCGGCCGGCGCTCGACGCGATTCGCGCAGCGGTTTGCAACCGCCACGGGTTATCCGTTGCGGACCTGAGTTTCCTGCCGGCCGGCGCCATTCCACGCACCACCAGCGGGAAGCTGGCTCGCCAGGCCTGCCGCGCCCAATACCTCAGCGGTCGCCTGGGCGTGCATTAG
- the mpt63 gene encoding immunogenic protein Mpt63 (antigen Mpt63/MPB63 (16 kDa immunoprotective extracellular protein)): protein MKLTTMIKTAVAVVAMAAIATFAAPVALAAYPITGKLGSELTMTDTVGQVVLGWKVSDLKSSTAVIPGYPVAGQVWEATATVNAIRGSVTPAVSQFNARTADGINYRVLWQAAGPDTISGATIPQGEQSTGKIYFDVTGPSPTIVAMNNGMEDLLIWEP from the coding sequence ATGAAGCTCACCACAATGATCAAGACGGCAGTAGCGGTCGTGGCCATGGCGGCCATCGCGACCTTTGCGGCACCGGTCGCGTTGGCTGCCTATCCCATCACCGGAAAACTTGGCAGTGAGCTAACGATGACCGACACCGTTGGCCAAGTCGTGCTCGGCTGGAAGGTCAGTGATCTCAAATCCAGCACGGCAGTCATCCCCGGCTATCCGGTGGCCGGCCAGGTCTGGGAGGCCACTGCCACGGTCAATGCGATTCGCGGCAGCGTCACGCCCGCGGTCTCGCAGTTCAATGCCCGCACCGCCGACGGCATCAACTACCGGGTGCTGTGGCAAGCCGCGGGCCCCGACACCATTAGCGGAGCCACTATCCCCCAAGGCGAACAATCGACCGGCAAAATCTACTTCGATGTCACCGGCCCATCGCCAACCATCGTCGCGATGAACAACGGCATGGAGGATCTGCTGATTTGGGAGCCGTAG